A region from the Alnus glutinosa chromosome 5, dhAlnGlut1.1, whole genome shotgun sequence genome encodes:
- the LOC133869375 gene encoding 9-cis-epoxycarotenoid dioxygenase NCED2, chloroplastic → MAATSTAPSSSGWAKAHLSSSSSSSVVDVGFINLKKKPNKKRGSFRIHSALHSPSVLHFPKQPYQQPVITKPDTVVKPKTQRPTQWNLLQRAAAMALDMAEGALVSLERRHPLPKTADPRVQIAGNFAPVPEQPVRRELPVTGTIPECINGVYLRNGANPLFEPVAGHHFFDGDGMVHAVKINGGSASYACRFTETQRLVQERELGRPVFPKPIGELHGHSGVARLLLFYARGLFGIVDHNNGTGVANAGLVYFNDRVLAMSEEDLPYQVRITPSGDLETVGRYDFYSQLNSTMIAHPKVDPVSKELFALSYDVIQKPYLKYFKFSPDGQKYPDVEIPLPVPTMTHDFAITENFVVIPDQQVVFKLQEMITGGSPVIYDKKKKSRFGILAKNARDASDIIWVESPETFCFHLWNAWEEPESDEVVVIGSCMTPPDSIFNECDESLESVLSEIRLNLKTGQSTRRPIVSASEQVNLEAGMVNRNKLGRKTRYAYLAIAEPWPKVSGFAKVDLSTGELRKYVYGDRRYGGEPCFLPRDPASENEDDGYILTFVHDERTWKSELHIVNAMNLQLEASVKLPSRVPYGFHGTFVDSKDLGSQA, encoded by the exons ATGGCAGCTACTTCAACAGCACCCAGCTCTAGTGGTTGGGCTAAGGCCCATTTATCATCATCCtcttcttcatcggtagtgGATGTGGGCTTCATCAACCTGAAGAAGAAGCCCaacaaaaaaagaggaagcTTTAGAATACACTCTGCTTTACACTCTCCTTCAGTGCTTCATTTCCCAAAGCAGCCATACCAACAACCAGTAATTACCAAACCTGACACCGTCGTTAAGCCCAAGACACAACGACCCACACAGTGGAATTTACTACAAAGAGCAGCGGCCATGGCGCTGGACATGGCTGAAGGCGCGTTGGTCTCACTCGAGCGCCGACACCCACTTCCCAAAACCGCCGACCCACGAGTCCAAATCGCAGGAAACTTCGCTCCGGTACCGGAACAACCTGTCCGGCGAGAACTCCCGGTCACCGGCACAATCCCCGAATGCATTAACGGCGTTTACCTCCGCAACGGAGCCAACCCTCTGTTCGAACCCGTCGCTGGGCACCACTTCTTCGACGGCGACGGGATGGTTCACGCCGTCAAGATCAATGGCGGCTCCGCCAGCTACGCTTGCCGGTTCACCGAGACGCAGAGGCTGGTCCAAGAGCGAGAACTCGGCCGCCCGGTGTTTCCCAAGCCCATAGGTGAGCTCCATGGACACTCCGGCGTCGCACGCCTTCTTTTGTTCTACGCTCGAGGGCTTTTCGGGATTGTGGATCACAACAACGGCACCGGAGTCGCCAACGCCGGGTTAGTGTACTTCAACGACCGGGTTCTCGCGATGTCGGAGGAGGACTTGCCTTATCAGGTCCGAATCACTCCCTCCGGAGACCTCGAAACCGTTGGCCGTTACGATTTCTATAGCCAGCTCAATTCCACCATGATTGCTCACCCAAAGGTCGACCCAGTTTCCAAGGAGCTTTTTGCTCTCAGCTACGACGTTATTCAGAAGCCGTACCTCAAGTACTTCAAATTCTCTCCGGACGGGCAGAAATACCCTGACGTTGAGATTCCACTCCCGGTCCCTACCATGACGCATGACTTCGCAATCACGGAGAACTTCGTAGTGATTCCAGACCAGCAAGTAGTTTTCAAGCTCCAGGAAATGATTACAGGTGGCTCTCCGGTGATTTAcgacaagaagaagaagtctcGGTTCGGGATTCTAGCGAAGAATGCTCGTGATGCCTCAGATATTATCTGGGTTGAGTCGCCGGAGACTTTTTGCTTCCACTTGTGGAATGCTTGGGAGGAACCGGAGTCCGACGAGGTAGTAGTGATTGGGTCATGCATGACACCGCCGGACTCAATTTTCAACGAATGCGACGAAAGCCTGGAGAGTGTGCTCTCTGAAATCAGGCTCAATTTAAAGACCGGCCAGTCTACACGCCGACCAATCGTCTCAGCCTCTGAACAG GTAAACTTAGAGGCAGGAATGGTGAACCGAAACAAGCTTGGTAGGAAGACAAGGTACGCTTACCTCGCCATTGCAGAACCGTGGCCAAAGGTGTCCGGATTCGCCAAGGTCGATCTTTCAACTGGGGAACTGAGGAAGTATGTTTACGGCGATCGGAGATATGGCGGAGAGCCATGTTTCTTGCCAAGAGACCCCGCCTCAGAAAATGAAGATGATGGGTATATTCTTACTTTCGTCCACGACGAGAGGACATGGAAATCCGAGCTCCACATCGTGAACGCCATGAATTTACAGCTCGAAGCTTCAGTGAAGCTACCTTCCAGGGTTCCGTACGGTTTTCATGGCACGTTCGTAGACTCAAAGGACTTAGGAAGTCAGGCATAG